The Corylus avellana chromosome ca8, CavTom2PMs-1.0 genome has a segment encoding these proteins:
- the LOC132190378 gene encoding BTB/POZ and MATH domain-containing protein 1-like → MEDKTCLPQSDDNYETEIVRSTNDLPPAHDHYTFQIKNFSLLLAMTDEKCHSDQFEVGGYQWRLVLYPNGKKNSNGKGHISLYLEIAATSDLPLGWEVNANIRFFVFDQIQDKYLSIQDANGRVIRRFHKLKTEWGFAKLLSHDALNDSSNGYLVEDTCAFGVEVSVIKGTARGETLSMINEPQSNYFTWRVDNFTDLKDEFYYSEQFTVEDRRWQLKLYPKGEGTGADTSMSLYLILDDSEILPPNKKLYAKGKLRIRDQIHSNHLENIVEHWFSNPGGGYGFPNLLSMRELHDTSKGYLVGDALFIECKIVVISVVKNFSSN, encoded by the exons ATGGAAGATAAAACCTGCCTTCCTCAATCTGATGACAATTATGAAACtg AAATCGTACGATCAACTAATGATCTCCCACCAGCTCATGATCATTATACATTTCAAATCAAGAATTTTTCTTTACTCTTAGCGATGACGGATGAAAAATGTCACTCTGACCAGTTTGAAGTTGGCGGTTATCAATG GAGATTGGTTCTCTACCCAAATGGGAAAAAGAACAGCAATGGGAAGGGTCACATCTCCCTATACTTGGAAATAGCAGCTACCAGTGATCTTCCCCTTGGCTGGGAGGTTAACGCAAACATAAGATTCTTTGTGTTTGATCAAATCCAAGACAAGTATCTTAGTATTCAAG ATGCAAATGGGAGAGTAATAAGACGCTTTCATAAATTGAAGACTGAATGGGGATTTGCCAAGTTGCTTTCCCATGATGCTCTCAATGATTCATCCAATGGTTATCTTGTTGAAGACACTTGTGCCTTTGGGGTGGAAGTTTCTGTTATTAAAGGTACTGCAAGAGGGGAGACTTTGTCGATGATAAATGAACCTCAAAGTAATTATTTCACTTGGAGGGTTGACAACTTTACTGACTTGAAAGATGAATTTTATTACTCTGAGCAATTCACTGTTGAAGATCGAAGATG GCAGTTGAAACTCTATCCAAAGGGAGAAGGAACAGGAGCCGATACCTCCATGTCTCTCTATCTTATATTAGATGATTCAGAAATTCTTCCTCCCAACAAAAAATTGTACGCAAAAGGCAAGCTGCGTATAAGGGACCAAATCCATAGCAATCATCTTGAAAATATAG TTGAGCATTGGTTCTCTAATCCCGGTGGCGGTTATGGCTTCCCCAATCTTTTGTCAATGAGAGAGCTACATGACACATCAAAGGGCTACTTGGTGGGTGATGCCTTGTTCATTGAGTGCAAAATTGTTGTCATATCCGTTGTTA